A genomic stretch from Sphaerodactylus townsendi isolate TG3544 linkage group LG15, MPM_Stown_v2.3, whole genome shotgun sequence includes:
- the LOC125444579 gene encoding olfactory receptor 5B12-like isoform X1, producing MESPCQILQNVTTVTEFILLGLSSDPETQLILFGVFLLIYLVVLMGNVLILLTISLDNKLHSPMYFFLANLSVVDIGYTTAIVPKMLMNYLSQEKSISLSGCLSQLFFFISFAGIECLLLGVMAYDRYVAICHPLHYSVFMSCKVCASLAATAWILGLANSGVHTGLMSRLSFCQDNVIHHFFCDVPPLLQLSCSNTQINQIVVFAVGGNVVIGSFVLTLVSYVYIVASILRIRTKDGRLKAFSTCASHLTVVNIFYVTAIFTYFLPSSPSSSKKNQALSVMYGIIAPMFNPIVYSLRNKDVLNALQKVIGKVR from the coding sequence ATGGAGTCTCCATGCCAAATATTGCAGAATGTCACAACTGTCACTGAATTTATACTCCTGGGACTCTCCAGTGACCCTGAAACCCAACTCATTCTCTTTGGTGTCTTCCTGCTTATCTACTTGGTGGTTCTGATGGGGAACGTTCTTATCCTTCTTACCATCAGCTTGGATAACAAACTTCACAGCCCCATGTACTTCTTCCTGGCCAACCTCTCCGTGGTAGACATTGGCTATACAACAGCCATTGTCCCCAAGATGCTGATGAATTACCTCTCCCAGGAAAAATCTATCTCTCTATCTGGTTGCTTATCCCAACTGTTCTTCTTTATCTCTTTTGCTGGCATTGAATGCCTCCTGCTGGGTGTCATGGCGTATGACCGATATGTTGCCATTTGCCATCCTTTGCATTACAGCGTGTTCATGAGCTGCAAAGTCTGTGCCTCTTTAGCAGCCACTGCTTGGATTCTGGGCTTGGCTAATTCAGGTGTGCACACTGGCCTGATGTCCCGTTTGTCTTTTTGTCAGGACAATGTCATCCATCACTTTTTCTGTGACGTTCCACCTCTCTTGCAGCTTTCTTGCTCCAACACTCAAATCAATCAGATTGTTGTCTTTGCGGTGGGTGGAAATGTGGTCATTGGTTCCTTTGTGTTGACACTAGTGTCCTATGTCTATATAGTGGCATCCATCCTCAGGATCCGTACAAAGGATGGGCGTCTCAAAGCCTTctccacctgtgcttctcacctGACTGTTGTCAACATATTTTATGTCACTGCCATCTTTACCTACTTTCTCCccagctctccttcctcttctaaaAAGAATCAGGCCCTTTCTGTTATGTATGGGATCATTGCACCTATGTTTAATCCAATAGTATACAGCTTGAGGAACAAGGATGTGCTAAATGCCCTTCAAAAAGTAATAGGTAAGGTGAGATAG
- the LOC125444579 gene encoding olfactory receptor 1019-like isoform X2 — MSSSNVTTVTEFILLGLSSDPETQLILFGVFLLIYLVVLMGNVLILLTISLDNKLHSPMYFFLANLSVVDIGYTTAIVPKMLMNYLSQEKSISLSGCLSQLFFFISFAGIECLLLGVMAYDRYVAICHPLHYSVFMSCKVCASLAATAWILGLANSGVHTGLMSRLSFCQDNVIHHFFCDVPPLLQLSCSNTQINQIVVFAVGGNVVIGSFVLTLVSYVYIVASILRIRTKDGRLKAFSTCASHLTVVNIFYVTAIFTYFLPSSPSSSKKNQALSVMYGIIAPMFNPIVYSLRNKDVLNALQKVIGKVR, encoded by the coding sequence AATGTCACAACTGTCACTGAATTTATACTCCTGGGACTCTCCAGTGACCCTGAAACCCAACTCATTCTCTTTGGTGTCTTCCTGCTTATCTACTTGGTGGTTCTGATGGGGAACGTTCTTATCCTTCTTACCATCAGCTTGGATAACAAACTTCACAGCCCCATGTACTTCTTCCTGGCCAACCTCTCCGTGGTAGACATTGGCTATACAACAGCCATTGTCCCCAAGATGCTGATGAATTACCTCTCCCAGGAAAAATCTATCTCTCTATCTGGTTGCTTATCCCAACTGTTCTTCTTTATCTCTTTTGCTGGCATTGAATGCCTCCTGCTGGGTGTCATGGCGTATGACCGATATGTTGCCATTTGCCATCCTTTGCATTACAGCGTGTTCATGAGCTGCAAAGTCTGTGCCTCTTTAGCAGCCACTGCTTGGATTCTGGGCTTGGCTAATTCAGGTGTGCACACTGGCCTGATGTCCCGTTTGTCTTTTTGTCAGGACAATGTCATCCATCACTTTTTCTGTGACGTTCCACCTCTCTTGCAGCTTTCTTGCTCCAACACTCAAATCAATCAGATTGTTGTCTTTGCGGTGGGTGGAAATGTGGTCATTGGTTCCTTTGTGTTGACACTAGTGTCCTATGTCTATATAGTGGCATCCATCCTCAGGATCCGTACAAAGGATGGGCGTCTCAAAGCCTTctccacctgtgcttctcacctGACTGTTGTCAACATATTTTATGTCACTGCCATCTTTACCTACTTTCTCCccagctctccttcctcttctaaaAAGAATCAGGCCCTTTCTGTTATGTATGGGATCATTGCACCTATGTTTAATCCAATAGTATACAGCTTGAGGAACAAGGATGTGCTAAATGCCCTTCAAAAAGTAATAGGTAAGGTGAGATAG